A window of the Zeugodacus cucurbitae isolate PBARC_wt_2022May chromosome 2, idZeuCucr1.2, whole genome shotgun sequence genome harbors these coding sequences:
- the LOC105218960 gene encoding uncharacterized protein LOC105218960 isoform X1 — protein MFLQTGGGGKGIRPNQQHQQQQQQHHHQSHHQSHHQSHHPHAQQPQQSQQQQQQQQQPPSVHHGHQAPQQTHSHHPHHQQHQHPHQQQQQQQQQQPQHHHTSLGYYYQLSQAQPPPPPAQHPQAPNNATVTASQMAPSPPTQSNSAGGASSVSATQSHSLVGGGGAGSISVGGGGVSGGNSASVTNIVRQHAAAVAAATAAANNGANMQHYASGTALMQPPATSTAFVTTNYYHQQYQQQTAAVIAAAAAAAQYNNNAAAAAAAAANNHGGPGGNTQTATTLYQQQQQQHHQALHHPQTSLHTHYYHTGAGAAPTPPPHLHPHHHPQQHQLRGVLTAPPHQRQPQTTYLLPANAIFALPPGPLTAAPRTSLLAAGAHQQAGSAAGGMSVTPLLQSGARGAAGGPTTYITSPFCQPPLPMGAAGLTPPQPLLATPSAMTQQALQTYGHLAGAAASNSSSTTSLTAAGGGIVGGSAVGGAVGGSGIGSGGSETVKQRKHAIPIIDPITHENILDPKPQKKSTAVEAKPSPTDISAGTQESTVSANEPLDKSITVSMAKTPTATAVMETKDAHSEGAIAVAVSVAVQSSTSKEKIDQQMQTDAVRDRDRSACRRVSAYDAHATDGSSPTSHISGDEDNDNYVYGDLKTARGSDSNADSSETAVYLNEEERQFDAGDEQTGMHATTSIHSATGDDGEDSNYDEESTSLMLDNAENEQENSELLEVYEEAQDTQHQQHFTDNDLEGKFALDRQEESDISAVTSATTLSGGEEDNNKFHLGYQPEQMSTMTVTVYPVLSGQGTKFAELQTADSDTLRLDTAMEFVPASSTTPANVANLQLKTTKSNTSATSGVTASTMTGPPPTAGKLTTQKHSPNTSGASSSATSTPTHHAYTQSQQTQRQQYQSQPQQQQTQQQQQQQRKTITNTCTVANVQTGGVGGAGGRCSPSISQGGATVKVVQKKSRKASKRAKESQKKLNKQCEVNSQRANAATLSGSNNSSSSNNNNNNNSISNNSGGGGASGGGSSSGSSNNKSILNNANNINNNLATKNMTTTTATSTTLTTTQIPTDIINANSSSDNGTLRETTSTNLQQQQHHSHQQPLPQRSGSVTKSGSLTHDTPTPTNTKSDSLTDIHQASERASPAPTTQQQQPTKQQVAALLEAPGQQLQFLNSSSSACEDEEEMNTRLQMLEQDGAGVANNVQDLRFGDFVEEKDALAPRSPTNVTQQQQIQSTQPTKASSPQKDVTQNKAVPSKDTVDCMLNASTPTLSKNNGAQNARVAQKAVNANKNNSNAAAASASAPISVVSPPKPRKYTLDELKALSKSSEARKPPMVSCQRGDCISQLFVSRQQHHHLAHHAHNMSSLALHQHLQQQQYQHMNFNESMELVSGKRGRSGQTKKHHDHQSSGGAMSSVLSVAAAGGAVVVGGIAQVGGVMSAQQQRKVDFIRVQLSLKEEIKLSECENAWQPETLRSKSNNVSPSGANDDIDAVLKKVRGVLNKLTPDNFDVLLKSMTCITMNTQEKMQQVMLLIFEKTVSEPNFAPTYAKFCKVLFQEIKAESKSLFSSLLINRIQHEFETNVNDANAKKLKLQPLVDKLENCEESKERLELQAELEDQEYQFRRRAWGTVRFIGEMFKQQSLSKDRVFMCIESLLEHGSEEKLEYMCKLLTTVGHLLESADSANNARMDKIFRRIQDIIHKSRSNKSGAAGSHFKISSRVRFMMQDVMDLRARTWDHQLTQAQQQQQQIAQQQQQPTQKRTALGAKQDDKMQSGIGGGSSMYDKSNRLGNYGGGSGGGGNMGGGGGNQGNRHYFQKSQKSQQFMQQHEQQKLNIDPNKLKFTSDEVTQSTPKLGNSINYQWRSSGRQTASNASGNTPATLLSLNTSALNASNGSGFKRQTAMLGTTNAVSPMANNPFQALDRQDKMYEQSVSEASSPQEPKDIQYALDSLDLQDLSKNKCQELLNRLIEELLDASSSRRNNASNSWQQEAVNEWCNLNRRQQKSLLNYIFTDYLHLTTVKRAQRKACAAIFVHLMRTKVCEPQLFNVVYKDLADELPDLQVDVPNLWTYVFEFIGPLLHEQLLHFTDIWLQQWATDTHFTKRFLYALITYFTTEFGATYTRELWNKVFKLEHGQQFMSNDTQWREFINTHGFQYIHDRTYKPPQQTATSTSTHPAAIVEQVMRIEYLLNAVNGCDLAIDYINTNVYINTHFICSLTKFLCCDYATVMPTTTTTDLTSSSTTGRLRQLDTELFRHKCIPLLRRCLDGLETHELACLDAVVDALQQNYDTPTANQLICSVFDLIYDSEVIPKESFDKWYRAEQQSGAKETTVSTNSNALYSAAVAGLTATSKAANSGGARLNDELHAYMEKLL, from the exons acaTCATCATACGTCGTTAGGCTACTATTATCAATTAAGTCAAGCACAGCCGCCACCACCCCCCGCCCAACATCCGCAAGCGCCCAATAATGCAACAGTCACAGCATCACAAATGGCCCCGTCACCCCCCACACAATCCAATTCAGCTGGCGGTGCGTCGTCTGTGTCCGCAACTCAATCACACAGTCTGGTGGGGGGCGGTGGTGCAGGTAGTATATCCGTCGGCGGCGGAGGTGTCAGCGGTGGCAATAGTGCCAGCGTCACAAATATCGTCAGACAACATGCGGCGGCTGTGGCGGCGGCAACTGCTGCGGCCAACAACGGCGCCAATATGCAACATTACGCGTCTGGGACGGCGCTCATGCAACCGCCGGCGACGAGTACAGCATTCGTGACCACCAACTACTACCACCAACAGTATCAACAACAGACGGCGGCAGTAATCGCCGCCGCCGCAGCGGCTGCACAGTATAACAACAATgccgcggcagcagcagcagcggctgcAAATAATCATGGCGGACCAGGTGGCAATACACAAACTGCGACAACGctgtaccaacaacaacagcaacaacatcatcaaGCACTACATCATCCACAGACATCGCTGCATACGCACTACTATCATACGGGCGCTGGCGCTGCACCAACGCCGCCACCACATCTACATCCACACCACCACCCACAGCAACATCAATTGCGTGGCGTACTAACAGCGCCACCACATCAACGACAGCCACAAACCACATACTTATTGCCGGCAAACGCGATCTTCGCGCTACCACCAGGTCCACTAACGGCTGCGCCCCGTACATCACTGCTTGCGGCCGGCGCACATCAACAGGCAGGCAGTGCGGCCGGTGGCATGTCGGTTACACCGTTGCTCCAATCGGGTGCACGTGGTGCTGCTGGCGGTCCAACAACGTATATCACTTCACCATTCTGCCAACCGCCGTTGCCGATGGGCGCAGCTGGTCTGACACCACCCCAACCATTGCTGGCGACACCCTCCGCCATGACACAGCAGGCGCTGCAAACTTATGGACATTTAGCTGGCGCTGCAGCTTCAAATTCATCGTCGACGACATCACTGACTGCAGCTGGTGGCGGCATTGTTGGAGGCAGTGCAGTTGGAGGCGCGGTTGGCGGCAGTGGCATTGGCAGTGGCGGCTCAGAGACTGTCAAACAACGTAAACACGCTATACCCATAATAGACCCAATCACACACGAGAATATATTGGACCCGAAGCCACAGAAGAAAAGCACTGCGGTAGAGGCAAAGCCTTCGCCTACTGACATTTCGGCTGGTACACAGGAGAGCACGGTCAGCGCCAATGAACCGCTAGATAAATCCATTACTGTTTCCATGGCAAAGACACCCACAGCGACAGCCGTTATGGAGACAAAAGACGCTCACAGTGAAGGCGCCATTGCAGTAGCGGTGAGTGTTGCGGTACAGAGTTCTACGTCGAAGGAGAAAATCGATCAGCAAATGCAAACCGATGCGGTACGCGATCGTGATCGTAGCGCATGCAGGCGTGTGAGCGCATACGATGCGCATGCGACCGACGGATCGTCGCCTACTTCCCACATCTCGGGTGATGAGGACAATGACAATTATGTTTATGGCGACTTGAAAACTGCACGTGGCAGCGATTCCAATGCCGATTCGAGTGAGACAGCCGTATATTTGAATGAGGAAGAGCGCCAATTTGATGCGGGCGACGAACAAACGGGAATGCATGCAACAACTAGTATACATAGTGCGACCGGCGATGATGGCGAAGACAGCAATTACGACGAAG AATCAACATCCTTGATGCTGGACAATGCAGAAAACGAGCAGGAAAACTCGGAATTATTAGAGGTCTACGAAGAGGCCCAAGAcacacaacaccaacaacatttCACGGACAATGATTTGGAAGGCAAGTTCGCACTAGATCGACAAGAAGAATCAGATATTTCCGCAGTTACCTCGGCGACCACACTGAGTGGAGGCGAGGAGGACAACAACAAGTTTCATTTAGGCTATCAGCCAGAGCAAATGTCTACAATGACCGTGACAGTATATCCAGTGCTGTCGGGCCAGGGCACGAAATTCGCGGAACTACAAA CCGCAGACAGTGACACCTTGCGCTTGGACACGGCTATGGAGTTCGTTCCTGCTTCATCCACGACACCTGCAAATGTGGCGAACTTACAACTTAAGACTACTAAATCGAATACTTCAGCCACTTCTGGCGTAACTGCATCCACCATGACCGGCCCACCACCAACTGCTGGCAAATTAACGACACAAAAGCATTCGCCCAACACTTCAGGTGCGTCATCATCGGCTACTTCGACACCCACACATCATGCCTATACACAATCACAACAAACACAGCGACAACAGTATCAATCACAGccccaacaacaacagacacagcaacagcaacaacaacaaagaaaaactATAACCAATACATGTACAGTGGCGAATGTGCAAACAGGTGGTGTAGGTGGTGCTGGCGGTAGATGCAGTCCATCGATATCGCAGGGCGGCGCTACAGTTAAGGTGGTGCAAAAGAAGAGTCGCAAGGCGTCGAAACGCGCCAAGGAAAGCCAAAAGAAGCTCAATAAACAGTGTGAGGTTAACAGCCAACGCGCGAATGCAGCAACGCTAAGCGGGagtaacaacagcagcagcagcaacaataataataataacaatagtatTAGTAATaatagtggtggtggtggcgccaGCGGCGGCGGCagtagcagcggcagcagcaacaacaaaagtatattaaataatgccaataatattaataataatttagcaaCTAAAAATATGACTACAACAACGGCAACGtcaacaacattaacaacaacccAAATCCCGACTGATATAATTAATGCAAATAGTTCTAGCGATAACGGTACTTTAAGAGAAACAACTTcaacaaatttacaacaacaacaacaccattcaCATCAACAACCACTACCACAACGTAGCGGCAGTGTGACAAAAAGTGGGAGTCTAACACATGACACACCAACGCCAACGAACACAAAAA GTGATTCCCTAACGGACATACATCAAGCGTCAGAGCGTGCTTCGCCTGCGcccacaacacaacaacaacaaccaactaaaCAACAAGTCGCAGCGCTACTAGAAGCGCCCGGTCAACAATTACAATTCCTGAACAGCTCGTCATCAGCATGCGAGGACGAGGAGGAAATGAACACACGCCTACAAATGCTGGAACAAGATGGTGCTGGCGTAGCGAACAATGTGCAGGATCTACGCTTTGGAGACTTTGTGGAAGAAAAGGATGCACTAGCGCCGAGATCACCAACAAAtgtgacacaacaacaacaaatacagtcAACTCAGCCAACCAAAGCGAGTTCACCACAAAAGGATGTGACACAAAACAAGGCAGTTCCTTCAAAGGACACGGTCGACTGCATGCTGAATGCCAGCACGCCAACGCTTTCGAAGAACAACGGCGCACAGAATGCGCGTGTTGCTCAAAAAGCGGtgaatgcaaacaaaaataacagtaatgCTGCGGCTGCGAGTGCGAGTGCTCCAATCAGCGTTGTCTCGCCGCCAAAGCCGCGTAAATACACATTGGACGAACTGAAGGCGCTTTCGAAGTCCAGCGAAGCGCGTAAACCGCCTATGGTGTCATGTCAACGCGGCGATTGCATTTCACAATTGTTTGTTTCGCGTCAGCAACACCATCATCTCGCGCATCACGCACACAATATGTCTTCACTGGCGCTGCATCAGcatctgcagcagcagcagtatcAGCACATGAACTTCAATGAATCCATGGAATTGGTTAGCGGTAAGCGTGGACGTAGCGGTCAGACGAAAAAACATCACGATCACCAATCGAGCGGTGGCGCCATGAGCAGTGTGCTTAGTGTGGCGGCCGCCGGCGGTGCAGTAGTTGTGGGCGGCATAGCACAAGTCGGTGGTGTGATGAGCGCTCAACAGCAGCGTAAAGTTGACTTTATACGCGTGCAATTGTCGCTGAAGGAGGAGATCAAGTTGTCCGAGTGCGAGAACGCGTGGCAGCCGGAGACATTGCGCAGCAAATCAAACAATGTCTCGCCATCGGGCGCCAACGATGACATCGATGCGGTGCTGAAGAAGGTGCGCGGTGTGCTGAACAAGTTGACGCCTGACAACTTTGATGTGCTGCTGAAATCGATGACCTGCATCACCATGAATACACAGGAGAAAATGCAACAA GTGATGctgttaattttcgaaaaaaccgTTAGCGAACCGAATTTCGCGCCCACTTACGCCAAATTTTGCAAAGTGCTTTTCCAAGAAATCAAAGCGGAGAGCAAATCGCTCTTTTCGAGCCTGCTAATCAACCGCATTCAACACGAATTCGAAACAAATGTGAACGATGCTAATGCGAAGAAACTGAAATTGCAACCGTTGGTCGATAAGCTAGAGAACTGCGAAGAATCGAAAGAGCGACTAGAATTGCAAGCCGAATTGGAggatcaagaataccaatttcgACGTCGTGCTTGGGGCACCGTACGTTTTATTGGTGAAATGTTTAAACAGCAATCGCTGTCCAAAGATCGTGTGTTCATGTGCATCGAATCGCTGCTGGAACATGGCTCCGAAGAGAAGTTGGAGTACATGTGTAAGTTACTCACCACCGTGGGACATCTGTTGGAATCGGCCGATAGCGCCAACAATGCGCGCATGGATAAAATCTTTCGCAGAATACAGGACATCATACATAAATCGCGCAGCAATAAGTCCGGAGCTGCGGGCAGCCACTTCAAGATCAGCAGTCGCGTGCGTTTCATGATGCAGGATGTTATGGACTTACGCGCACGCACCTGGGATCATCAGTTGACGCAggcgcaacagcagcagcaacagattgcacaacaacaacagcaaccaacaCAAAAACGTACAGCGCTCGGCGCTAAGCAAGACGACAAGATGCAGAGCGGCATCGGTGGCGGCAGCAGCATGTACGACAAAAGCAATCGGCTGGGCAACTATGGCGGCGGCAGCGGCGGTGGGGGTAACATGGGCGGTGGCGGCGGCAATCAGGGCAATCGacactatttccaaaaatcacaaaagtcaCAGCAATTCATGCAACAGCACGAGCAACAGAAACTCAATATCGAtccaaacaaattgaaattcacCAGCGATGAGGTGACTCAGAGCACACCAAAACTCGGCAACTCAATTAACTACCAATGGCGTTCATCGGGACGCCAAACGGCGTCGAATGCCAGCGGCAATACGCCTGCAACGCTGCTCAGTCTTAACACCAGCGCTTTGAATGCGTCCAACGGCAGCGGTTTCAAGCGTCAAACCGCCATGTTGGGCACTACAAATGCAGTCTCACCAATGGCCAACAATCCATTCCAGGCGCTCGATAGACAAGATAAAATGTACGAGCAGAGCGTGAGTGAGGCGTCGTCACCGCAAGAACCGAAAGACATACAATATGCATTGGACAGCCTCGATTTGCAGGACTTGAGTAAAAACAAATGTCAAGAGCTGCTGAATCGGCTGATCGAGGAGCTCTTGGATGCGAGCAGCAGTCGCCGCAACAACGCCAGCAATAGCTGGCAACAAGAGGCGGTCAACGAGTGGTGCAACCTCAATCGGCGCCAACAGAAGTCATTGCTCAACTACATCTTCACCGACTATCTGCATTTGACCACTGTGAAGCGTGCGCAACGCAAAGCCTGCGCCGCCATATTCGTGCATTTGATGCGCACCAAAGTGTGCGAACCACAACTGTTCAATGTGGTCTACAAGGACTTGGCCGACGAACTGCCCGATCTGCAGGTCGACGTGCCCAATCTCTGGACCTATGTATTCGAATTTATTGGACCGCTATTACACGAACAACTCTTGCATTTCACCGACATTTGGCTGCAGCAGTGGGCGACCGACACACACTTCACCAAACGTTTCCTATATGCGCTCATCACCTACTTCACCACTGAATTTGGCGCCACCTACACACGCGAACTGTGGAATAAGGTTTTCAAATTGGAGCATGGCCAGCAATTTATGAGCAATGACACGCAATGGCGTGAATTCATCAACACACATGGCTTTCAGTATATACACGATCGCACATACAAACCGCCACAACAgactgctacgtccacgtcgacACATCCTGCTGCCATAGTGGAGCAGGTGATGCGCATTGAGTATTTATTGAATGCGGTGAATGGTTGCGATCTAGCCATAGACTATATAAATACGAATGTGTACATCAACACACACTTCATATGCAGCCTTACGAAATTCCTTTGCTGTGATTATGCAACTGTGAtgccgacgacgacgacgacagaCTTGACTAGCAGCAGCACCACCGGCCGCTTGCGACAACTAGACACCGAATTGTTTCGACACAAATGCATACCGCTACTGAGACGTTGCCTGGACGGACTCGAAACGCACGAGCTGGCTTGTCTGGACGCCGTTGTTGACGCCTTGCAGCAAAATTACGACACACCAACTGCCAATCAGCTGATATGTAGCGTATTCGATTTGATTTATGACAGCGAAGTGATACCGAAGGAGTCCTTCGACAAGTGGTATCGTGCCGAGCAACAGAGCGGTGCTAAAGAGACGACGGTTTCGACGAACAGCAATGCGCTGTACTCAGCGGCAGTGGCCGGTCTGACTGCCACGAGCAAAGCGGCCAACAGTGGCGGTGCGCGACTGAATGATGAGCTACATGCTTATATGGAGAAGTTGCTTTAG
- the LOC105218960 gene encoding putative uncharacterized protein MYH16 isoform X5, translated as MERRGRIPVARFRTQEGKTRSRSRVRDPDYNEQDPETDLFTLLEDNIALKEENKALKIEIEDGKKSQNELESEKNKVLDQLSALKKQQLENETQIKELTTKFNKMSTERNALDKLHKMKIEKINGLEQELQVLQEKQKLLAATPPIAPRTTILHAAPLASASLSSKLLKIIPTLGSNEMESIVDVEPTAALPITSDLVERLVDEFQTLKNSMNAVELQLYEANEKIAELLENQHHLEEENETMRTENTNLTKVAKLLTENMKESVETSKKMETALIKLKQRNDELNARARDLTDGQPAPSLSPTTEKVNEEIEQIKEEVESQNRDHNERIVEMVLTL; from the exons ATGGAGCGACGTGGCCGCATTCCGGTAGCACGTTTTCGCACGCAAGAAGGCAAAACACGCAGTCGCAGTCGTGTACGTGATCCCGATTACAATGAGCAGGATCCCGAGACTGATCTCTTCACTCTGCTGGAGGATAATATAGCGCTCAAGGAGGAGAATAAGGCGTTGAAGATTGAAATTGAAGATG GCAAGAAGTCGCAAAATGAGCTGGAGTCTGAGAAGAACAAAGTGCTTGACCAACTGTCTGCTTTAAAGaaacaacaacttgaaaatgaaacgCAAATCAAAGAGCTGACCACCAAATTCAACAAAATGAGCACTGAACGCAATGCGCTGGATAAGTTGCATAAGATGAAGATCGAAAAGATCAACGG CTTGGAGCAGGAACTGCAAGTTTTGCAGGAAAAGCAAAAACTTTTAGCTGCAACGCCACCAATCGCACCGCGTACAACAATTCTACACGCCGCACCCTTAGCATCAGCTAGTCTAAGCAGCAAATTGCTGAAAATCATACCAACATTGGGCAGCAATGAGATGGAAAGCATTGTGGATGTGGAACCGACGGCCGCTTTGCCGATTACAAGCGATCTAGTCGAGCGTTTGGTCGACGAATTCCAAACGTTGAAGAATTCTATGAATGCAGTTGAACTGCAGCTGTATGAAGCTAATGAGAAAATAGCTGAATTGCTGGAGAAT cAACACCATTTAGAGGAAGAGAACGAAACCATGCGCACGGAGAATACGAATCTCACCAAAGTCGCCAAACTGTTGACGGAGAACATGAAAGAGAGCGTTGAAACAAGCAAAAA AATGGAGACAGCGCTCATCAAATTGAAGCAGCGCAATGATGAATTAAATGCACGCGCACGCGATCTAACCGATGGTCAGCCGGCACCAAGTCTTTCACCCACAACCGAAAAGGTGAATGAAGAGATCGAACAAATCAAAGAAGAAGTCGAAAGTCAAAATCGCGATCATAATGAGCGCATTGTTGAAATG GTCTTGACGCTCTAG
- the LOC105218960 gene encoding shootin-1 isoform X3, whose translation MERRGRIPVARFRTQEGKTRSRSRVRDPDYNEQDPETDLFTLLEDNIALKEENKALKIEIEDGKKSQNELESEKNKVLDQLSALKKQQLENETQIKELTTKFNKMSTERNALDKLHKMKIEKINGLEQELQVLQEKQKLLAATPPIAPRTTILHAAPLASASLSSKLLKIIPTLGSNEMESIVDVEPTAALPITSDLVERLVDEFQTLKNSMNAVELQLYEANEKIAELLENQHHLEEENETMRTENTNLTKVAKLLTENMKESVETSKKMETALIKLKQRNDELNARARDLTDGQPAPSLSPTTEKVNEEIEQIKEEVESQNRDHNERIVEMRTLMEAAIQKNTNDELNTFKVRVEILEEELRKAIARAEHAEIELQQYKNNSNTSTNCLTTSAQTEPLIITTTTAPPPPPPPPMPPPLPTKLIYKQADVGLGGAAAAGVGAGAATFSDSIVAHTLQKEKIIGTVKQHVQGAATGLDALVNEFKSGRVTLRRNRRKTRTNEALQEMFQVLEISQKQNRNSKICIDMKF comes from the exons ATGGAGCGACGTGGCCGCATTCCGGTAGCACGTTTTCGCACGCAAGAAGGCAAAACACGCAGTCGCAGTCGTGTACGTGATCCCGATTACAATGAGCAGGATCCCGAGACTGATCTCTTCACTCTGCTGGAGGATAATATAGCGCTCAAGGAGGAGAATAAGGCGTTGAAGATTGAAATTGAAGATG GCAAGAAGTCGCAAAATGAGCTGGAGTCTGAGAAGAACAAAGTGCTTGACCAACTGTCTGCTTTAAAGaaacaacaacttgaaaatgaaacgCAAATCAAAGAGCTGACCACCAAATTCAACAAAATGAGCACTGAACGCAATGCGCTGGATAAGTTGCATAAGATGAAGATCGAAAAGATCAACGG CTTGGAGCAGGAACTGCAAGTTTTGCAGGAAAAGCAAAAACTTTTAGCTGCAACGCCACCAATCGCACCGCGTACAACAATTCTACACGCCGCACCCTTAGCATCAGCTAGTCTAAGCAGCAAATTGCTGAAAATCATACCAACATTGGGCAGCAATGAGATGGAAAGCATTGTGGATGTGGAACCGACGGCCGCTTTGCCGATTACAAGCGATCTAGTCGAGCGTTTGGTCGACGAATTCCAAACGTTGAAGAATTCTATGAATGCAGTTGAACTGCAGCTGTATGAAGCTAATGAGAAAATAGCTGAATTGCTGGAGAAT cAACACCATTTAGAGGAAGAGAACGAAACCATGCGCACGGAGAATACGAATCTCACCAAAGTCGCCAAACTGTTGACGGAGAACATGAAAGAGAGCGTTGAAACAAGCAAAAA AATGGAGACAGCGCTCATCAAATTGAAGCAGCGCAATGATGAATTAAATGCACGCGCACGCGATCTAACCGATGGTCAGCCGGCACCAAGTCTTTCACCCACAACCGAAAAGGTGAATGAAGAGATCGAACAAATCAAAGAAGAAGTCGAAAGTCAAAATCGCGATCATAATGAGCGCATTGTTGAAATG AGAACTCTTATGGAGGCGgctatacaaaaaaatactaacGATGAACTAAACACTTTCAAAGTAAGAGTGGAAATTCTGGAAGAGGAATTACGCAAGGCGATTGCACGTGCCGAGCATGCCGAGATTGAATTAcagcaatacaaaaataactcTAACACATCGACAAACTGTTTAACAACATCCGCACAGACTGAaccattaataataacaacaacgacagcgccgccaccaccaccgccgccgccaatGCCCCCACCACTACCAACTAAACTAATTTATAAGCAAGCGGACGTTGGTCTCGGCGGTGCAGCTGCAGCCGGAGTCGGAGCCGGAGCAGCGACATTCAGCGATAGCATCGTCGCGCACACTTTGCAAAAGGAGAAAATTATCGGTACGGTTAAACAACATGTGCAGGGCGCAGCAACAG GTCTTGACGCTCTAGTGAATGAATTCAAATCGGGACGTGTCACCTTGCGTCGCAATCGCCGCAAAACGCGCACCAACGAAGCACTTCAGGAAATGTTTCAAGTCTTAGAGATAAGTCAGAAGCAGAATCGCAATTCGAAGATCTGCAtcgatatgaaattttaa
- the LOC105218960 gene encoding putative uncharacterized protein MYH16 isoform X4, with translation MERRGRIPVARFRTQEGKTRSRSRVRDPDYNEQDPETDLFTLLEDNIALKEENKALKIEIEDGKKSQNELESEKNKVLDQLSALKKQQLENETQIKELTTKFNKMSTERNALDKLHKMKIEKINGLEQELQVLQEKQKLLAATPPIAPRTTILHAAPLASASLSSKLLKIIPTLGSNEMESIVDVEPTAALPITSDLVERLVDEFQTLKNSMNAVELQLYEANEKIAELLENQHHLEEENETMRTENTNLTKVAKLLTENMKESVETSKKMETALIKLKQRNDELNARARDLTDGQPAPSLSPTTEKVNEEIEQIKEEVESQNRDHNERIVEMGLKRVSGFFRPFQNIFKSS, from the exons ATGGAGCGACGTGGCCGCATTCCGGTAGCACGTTTTCGCACGCAAGAAGGCAAAACACGCAGTCGCAGTCGTGTACGTGATCCCGATTACAATGAGCAGGATCCCGAGACTGATCTCTTCACTCTGCTGGAGGATAATATAGCGCTCAAGGAGGAGAATAAGGCGTTGAAGATTGAAATTGAAGATG GCAAGAAGTCGCAAAATGAGCTGGAGTCTGAGAAGAACAAAGTGCTTGACCAACTGTCTGCTTTAAAGaaacaacaacttgaaaatgaaacgCAAATCAAAGAGCTGACCACCAAATTCAACAAAATGAGCACTGAACGCAATGCGCTGGATAAGTTGCATAAGATGAAGATCGAAAAGATCAACGG CTTGGAGCAGGAACTGCAAGTTTTGCAGGAAAAGCAAAAACTTTTAGCTGCAACGCCACCAATCGCACCGCGTACAACAATTCTACACGCCGCACCCTTAGCATCAGCTAGTCTAAGCAGCAAATTGCTGAAAATCATACCAACATTGGGCAGCAATGAGATGGAAAGCATTGTGGATGTGGAACCGACGGCCGCTTTGCCGATTACAAGCGATCTAGTCGAGCGTTTGGTCGACGAATTCCAAACGTTGAAGAATTCTATGAATGCAGTTGAACTGCAGCTGTATGAAGCTAATGAGAAAATAGCTGAATTGCTGGAGAAT cAACACCATTTAGAGGAAGAGAACGAAACCATGCGCACGGAGAATACGAATCTCACCAAAGTCGCCAAACTGTTGACGGAGAACATGAAAGAGAGCGTTGAAACAAGCAAAAA AATGGAGACAGCGCTCATCAAATTGAAGCAGCGCAATGATGAATTAAATGCACGCGCACGCGATCTAACCGATGGTCAGCCGGCACCAAGTCTTTCACCCACAACCGAAAAGGTGAATGAAGAGATCGAACAAATCAAAGAAGAAGTCGAAAGTCAAAATCGCGATCATAATGAGCGCATTGTTGAAATG GGTTTGAAGAGGGTCTCTGGCTTCTTTAGgccatttcaaaatatattcaagagCTCTTAA